The following are encoded together in the Lathyrus oleraceus cultivar Zhongwan6 chromosome 3, CAAS_Psat_ZW6_1.0, whole genome shotgun sequence genome:
- the LOC127128147 gene encoding uncharacterized protein At4g15970 — translation MPRMRILGSRKCVYVLPLTAFLIMLMFFLQYHNLGTVTTTQTKYDSEKQELHFLYQYDSEKQELIHVLKKATMPDRTVILTMVDESHAKPGSILEVFLKSFKYGQGTQRFLSHLVIITMDLQAFQYCRLLHPYCIHPSTFEPYFSTKRRSVTTPDHSVLFSWRRNHVLMQVIELGYNIIFTETDVLWLKSPLVNFHPQLELSISCNFVSDGERAYSVQEGGIFFMKANYVTPEFLKHWKLTKVLYPDSNLDESMCATLEIHEELVDIYGFRVHRIDTNHFGGFCQRYDGMLEDAYTIHANCCDDLKNKVHDLRIVLDDWIRLRNRVSKNNATEKTALRWPQKCTQHSALKFSQRIHI, via the exons ATGCCAAGAATGAGAATTTTGGGATCCAGAAAATGTGTCTATGTTCTTCCTCTCACAGCTTTCTTGATCATGCTCATGTTCTTCCTTCAGTATCACAATCTTGGAACAGTTACAACAACTCAAACCAAG TATGATTCAGAAAAACAAGAACTTCATTTTCTATATCAGTATGATTCAGAAAAACAAGAACTGATTCATGTGCTGAAGAAAGCAACAATGCCAGACAGAACAGTTATCCTAACCATGGTAGATGAATCACATGCAAAACCAGGATCTATTCTTGAAGTTTTTCTAAAAAGCTTCAAATATGGGCAAGGGACTCAAAGATTTTTGAGTCACTTAGTTATCATAACTATGGACCTACAAGCTTTTCAGTACTGCCGATTATTGCATCCATATTGCATTCATCCCTCCACTTTTGAACCTTATTTTTCCACCAAAAGACGGTCTGTCACAACACCAGATCACAGTGTGTTATTCAGTTGGAGAAGAAATCAtgttttgatgcaagtcattgAATTGGGCTATAACATAATATTCACG GAAACAGATGTACTGTGGCTTAAAAGTCCATTGGTGAACTTTCATCCGCAGTTAGAACTCAGCATTTCGTGCAATTTTGTAAGTGACGGAGAAAGGGCGTATTCCGTACAAGAAGGGGGAATCTTCTTCATGAAAGCAAATTACGTGACCCCGGAATTCTTAAAGCACTGGAAACTGACCAAGGTTTTGTATCCAGACTCAAACCTTGATGAATCCATGTGTGCAACATTGGAGATACATGAAGAGCTAGTTGACATTTATGGCTTCCGTGTTCATAGAATAGATACAAACCATTTTGGTGGATTTTGTCAGCGATATGATGGTATGTTGGAAGACGCGTATACCATTCATGCTAACTGCTGTGATGACCTCAAAAACAAAGTTCATGACCTGAGGATTGTTCTAGATGATTGGATTCGCTTAAGAAACCGTGTATCAAAGAACAATGCAACGGAAAAAACTGCTTTGAGGTGGCCACAGAAGTGCACACAACACTCAGCTCTCAAGTTTTCACAAAGAATTCATATCTAA
- the LOC127128148 gene encoding 30S ribosomal protein S21, chloroplastic → MAISTSFSNFFSFLSPQTKPQPPPQLPLLSQFPSHHNNHRNNRIIPLVLSRNETASSSITSSPPPPPPPPPQDMSSDFTSSSMFSTSHYNVEVVLEDDEPEERLLNRFRREVMSAGIIQESKRRKFFENTQDERKRRIRDTAKRNRRLKFPRRPMEGRPPGGGRYNNYRQDDVPKPVKEEDDDAWDLPEEDVLKF, encoded by the exons ATGGCTATCTCAACCTCCTTCTCCAACTTCTTCTCTTTCCTCTCCCCACAAACAAAGCCACAACCACCGCCTCAACTCCCTCTTCTCTCTCAATTCCCATCTCACCACAACAACCACCGCAACAACAGGATAATCCCCCTTGTTCTCAGCCGCAATGAAACAGCCTCTTCTTCAATTACATCTTCACCACCGCCACCGCCACCGCCACCGCCACAAGACATGTCTTCCGATTTCACCTCATCCTCCATGTTCTCAACATCCCACTACAATGTTGAAGTTGTTCTTGAAGATGATGAGCCTGAAGAGAGATTGCTTAATCGGTTCCGTAGAGAGGTTATGAGCGCTGGTATTATTCAAGAGTCTAAGAGAAGAAAGTTTTTTGAGAATACACAGGATGAGAGGAAACGTAGGATTCGTGATACTGCTAAGCGTAATCGTAGGCTCAAGTTTCCCAG GCGTCCTATGGAAGGGAGACCTCCGGGAGGAGGACGGTACAACAACTACAGGCAGGACGACGTTCCAAAACCTGTGaaggaagaggatgatgatgccTGGGATCTACCTGAAGAGGATGTGCTAAAGTTTTGA